The Pseudomonas moraviensis genome contains the following window.
GCCCAGCGATGAAAAGTAGATCTCCAGTTCCGAATCCAGATCGAAGGTGCCCGAAGTTTCCACGGAGTAGGCGACGATGTTTTTGTAGGGCAGTGAGGTGAAATCCTTTTTGCTGCCGGTGATCCCCTGGACGTTGACGGCGATGATGCGTTTGTTGGTGAAGACCACGCCGTCACGCATGGCTTTGTAGGAATCGATGACTTGTTCGCCTTCCAGTAGCAGTGCGGTGACGCGCTCGGCGTACTCATCGTTCTGCTTGAGTTTGAAGAAGCCTTTGTTGTTGAAGTCGATCATCTGTCCATCCTCTGAGTAAAAAAAACTCCCGGTAAAGCTTTGGCTCAGTGACGCGCCCTTAATGCGAAAGTGGCGCGATGCCAGTATTTTGTTATCTTGCGCCCAAATCTTTCGAGAGGCACTGGCGCCTACCCGATCAAAGCGTTTTTCTGGAGTGGATTGCAATGGATGGGTGGCTTTTTGTACTAGCTCTGGTCGTGACGTGGGTATGGGTCGTAGGCGAACGAGGTGATTGGAACCTGGTGACAGCCAACCTCGCCGGGTGTTTCGCTGGCTGGGTTGTCGGCTTGGTAGTGAAAGCGGTGTACGAGGGTTTCGTGGGCGGCACAAGCATGCAATCGTCGCCACACGTTGTGCGATCCCTGCTGATGGTGCTCAGCAGCCTTGGCGCGTTCGCCGGCGTTTGGATTTGGGTGGTGCAACGCAAACGCCCCACGAGCAAGTTGACACGCCATATGATTGGCGCTGCTTTTGGCATTTTTGCTGGTTTCGACACGCTGATGCTGCTCACTCGGTTCATTCCTTTGAGTGCCTGACAGGGCGGACCAACAGGTTTGCTATCGTGCAGCCCTGTTGGAATGATTCGTGTGTCATCTAAAGAATTTCAAGGTTTGAGGAAAAGGATCAAATGGAGTTTCTGTATTTCCTGTTGTTTTTGCTCGTCTGGGGCCTCATGTGGCGCTGGGTAATGAAAAACCGCGGCAGCTGGAATCTGTTCTTTGGCACGTTCGCTGGTGTTCTGGCCGGGTTCATCGTCGCCCTGGTGGTACTGTCGATCACCCTCGCCTTATTCCCTCTGGCGCCGCGCTCCCCTGTCGAACAAACGCAAAGCAACGAGGCTGAAATCTCCTCTTCTTCCCCCGCGCCCGTTACACAAACCGTGTCCAGGTTGATGCCGGTGATCGCCTCCACGCCGGATACTTCCGACAACCTTGTCGACTATGTCGCCAGCGCACCTCAGAACGAGCCCTCTCCGCCCGAGTCCGCGCTGTTGCCGAACTACAGCGAACGCCTGCCCTCTTCGCTGCTCGAAAGGGATTTCAAGGACATCATGGGCAATGACTTTGTCGTGTCGCGCCGGCTGGCGGGCAGCAATGCGAATGCGGACAGATCGCTGATGGCGTTCATGATGTGCGACCCCTTCATCAAGCGCGCCATGCGTTTTGCAGCAGCGACTTCCATCGCAGGTGCCGAGAGCGCCAGCAGCCATCGGTTCAAAGATCAGACTTACAGCATTAACGGCACCCTGACCGCTCGCAACATGTTGGGCGACGATGTCCGCTATGCCTACGATTGTTCAGTTCAGCAAGTGGACGGCAACAATCCTGACAAGGCCGCATGGCGACTGCTCGGCCTGAAGTTGAAAAAGGTCGACTCTTAAGACTCATTTAAGGGATCAAGGTGCCGGCTGCGCTATCATCGCCGGCCTGTGCGCCTTGAGCTTTACCCTGATGTTTTCAACACCCGATGACCTGATCTCGCTGCCTCCTGTCCTCGCCGGCCCGCTGCTGCGACGGCTGGAGCCGACGCGCGTGGTGCTGTGGCTGGTGGGCTCGCGTGAACTGTCGCTGACCTTGCGCCTGCAGGGTGTAGGAGACATTCCGCTCGAATCGGAGAAATGCACGGTCATTGCCGTAGGCCGTCATGCCTTTGTGCATCTGATCGACGTTCAACTTGAAAGCGCCCTACCCTGCGACACGTTTATCGATTACGACCTGCTGATTGATGACGCCATCGGCATGGCTGAATGGGCACCGCATCTGCTTTACGCCGGTGCTACCTGCGCGAACCTCGTGGTGTGTTCACGGATCGACCAATTGCTCCACGGCTCCTGCCGCAAGCCGCATCATCCGGCAACCGATGGTTTGCTCTGCGTCGATCAACTGCTGGCCGACGAAACCGATGCGCAACAACGTCCGGCGTTGCTGATGATGAGCGGTGATCAGGTATATGCCGACGACGTCGCCGGGCCAATGCTGCGGGCGATTCATGCCTTGATCGAGCGTCTCGGTCTGTTCGATGAGCACCTTGACGGTGCCGTGGTCAGCGACAGCGCCAAGCTCTACCAACACCCTGCCAGCTATTACCACCGTGCGGATTTGTTACCGGCGCTGGAGAGCAACGAGACCTTGCGCGAGCGATTTTTCGGTGGCGCGCGTAAGCCGATTTTCACCAGCAGCAGCGCCGACAATCACCTGGTGACGTTCGCCGAAGTCATGGCGATGTACATGCTGGTGTGGTCGCCGACGCCGTGGTCGCTGATCAATCCGAGCGCGCCGACGCTGACGCCGGAACGCCTGAAGCGCTACAACCTTGAGCAGATGCGTATCGATGCGTTCAAGGCTGGCCTTGGCAACGTCGCGCGGGCGCTGGCGCATCTGCCGAGCCTGATGATTTTCGATGATCACGACATCACCGATGACTGGAATCTCTCCGCGCAGTGGGAGGAAACCGCCTACGGCCATCCGTTCTCCAAACGCATCATCGGCAACGCGCTGATCGCCTATATGTTGTGCCAGGGCTGGGGCAACAATCCGGATGCCTTCAAGGGCGTGCTGGAGCAGACCGCGCAACTGAGCGCCAGTGGCGATGACGGCTATCTGGACATGCCGGTGCAGGATGATCTGATTGATCAGTTACTGCGTTTTCAGCAGTGGCATTTCGTGTTGCCGAGCAGTCCTGCCCTGGTGGTGATCGACACGCGCACGCGGCGCTGGCGCAGCGAGATGGCCCTCAAGCAACCGTCGGGCCTGCTCGACTGGGAGGCCTTGAGCGAACTGCAACAGGAACTGCTCGATCACCCTTCGGCAATCATCGTGTCGCCGGCGCCGATATTCGGCGTGAAGCTGATTGAAACCGTGCAGAAGGTGTTCAGCTGGTGCGGTTATCCACTGCTGGTCGACGCGGAAAACTGGATGGCCCATCGCGGCGCGGCCCAGGTGATCCTGAACATTTTCCGACACTCGCGCACACCCGGGAACTACGTGGTGCTGTCCGGCGATGTGCATTATTCCTTCGTCTATGAAGTCCTGATCCGCCACCGCAAGGCCGGCCCACGGATCTGGCAGATCACCAGCAGCGGCATCAAGAACGAATTCCCTGCAACCCTGCTGGAATGGTTCGACCGCCTCAACCGCTGGCTCTACTCACCACGCTCGCCGTTGAACTGGTTCACCAAACGCCGGCTGATGCGCATCGTCCCGTATACCCCGGAACATGCCGAGGCCGGGGAACGGCTGTGGAATTCGGCGGGGATTGGACAGGTGTATTTCAATGAACAGGGGCAGCCGAGCAAGATTGTTCAGCACAACTCGAATGGGGCGGTGAAGACGAGGATGCTGGCGCCGGAGGTTGAAGATGCGCCGGATTGAAGCAGTAGCCATTTCCTACATCGGCTAGGTCATGGGATGACGAAATAAGGGCTTCGCGACACTGAACAGGACGGAGGAGGATTACAACCTTCTCAGAAACGTCTCGAATATTACTGAGCGATACTGATTGAAGTCGCAGTCAGCCCTGCTGCGACACAACCACTGGTAGGTGTCGCCTTGTCATCCTGTACTCATTTCTGTACGTTCTCTGCAACCAGCGAGGACTTCAATATGCAAACCATCAACTACACCACCGCCCGTGCGCATTTGGCCGAGACGATGGACCGTGTCAATGAAGATCGTGCGCCGCTATTGGTCACTCGGCAGAAAGGTGAACCAGTAGTGATGATGTCTTTGGCCGAATACAACGCATTGGAAGAAACAGCGTATTTGCTTCGCTCCCCCGCCAACGCCGAACGGCTGATGAAATCCATCGGTGAGTTACGCGCCGGCAAAGCCAAAGTCAGGCAATTGATCGAAGAATGAAAATCGACTTCACGCCCACAGGCTGGGAAGACTATTTGTGGTTTCAGCAAAACGACAAGGCTGGGCTCAAGCGCATCAATCTTCTGATCAAAGCAATCAAGCGCGAACCGTTTGAGGGTGTCGGTAAACCAGAGGCGCTCAAACATAATATGAGCGGCCTCTGGTCACGCCGAGTAACGGCCGAACATCGTCTGGTGTACAGGGTTGAGGACGG
Protein-coding sequences here:
- a CDS encoding PH domain-containing protein, which translates into the protein MIDFNNKGFFKLKQNDEYAERVTALLLEGEQVIDSYKAMRDGVVFTNKRIIAVNVQGITGSKKDFTSLPYKNIVAYSVETSGTFDLDSELEIYFSSLGKVKFEFTGKTSMVEISKYISSYLL
- a CDS encoding alkaline phosphatase D family protein, which codes for MFSTPDDLISLPPVLAGPLLRRLEPTRVVLWLVGSRELSLTLRLQGVGDIPLESEKCTVIAVGRHAFVHLIDVQLESALPCDTFIDYDLLIDDAIGMAEWAPHLLYAGATCANLVVCSRIDQLLHGSCRKPHHPATDGLLCVDQLLADETDAQQRPALLMMSGDQVYADDVAGPMLRAIHALIERLGLFDEHLDGAVVSDSAKLYQHPASYYHRADLLPALESNETLRERFFGGARKPIFTSSSADNHLVTFAEVMAMYMLVWSPTPWSLINPSAPTLTPERLKRYNLEQMRIDAFKAGLGNVARALAHLPSLMIFDDHDITDDWNLSAQWEETAYGHPFSKRIIGNALIAYMLCQGWGNNPDAFKGVLEQTAQLSASGDDGYLDMPVQDDLIDQLLRFQQWHFVLPSSPALVVIDTRTRRWRSEMALKQPSGLLDWEALSELQQELLDHPSAIIVSPAPIFGVKLIETVQKVFSWCGYPLLVDAENWMAHRGAAQVILNIFRHSRTPGNYVVLSGDVHYSFVYEVLIRHRKAGPRIWQITSSGIKNEFPATLLEWFDRLNRWLYSPRSPLNWFTKRRLMRIVPYTPEHAEAGERLWNSAGIGQVYFNEQGQPSKIVQHNSNGAVKTRMLAPEVEDAPD
- a CDS encoding type II toxin-antitoxin system prevent-host-death family antitoxin — protein: MQTINYTTARAHLAETMDRVNEDRAPLLVTRQKGEPVVMMSLAEYNALEETAYLLRSPANAERLMKSIGELRAGKAKVRQLIEE
- a CDS encoding Txe/YoeB family addiction module toxin; the encoded protein is MKIDFTPTGWEDYLWFQQNDKAGLKRINLLIKAIKREPFEGVGKPEALKHNMSGLWSRRVTAEHRLVYRVEDGEICVISCRYHY